Proteins encoded within one genomic window of Ailuropoda melanoleuca isolate Jingjing chromosome 16, ASM200744v2, whole genome shotgun sequence:
- the ZFPL1 gene encoding zinc finger protein-like 1, producing MGLCKCPKRKVTNLFCFEHRVNVCEHCLVANHAKCIVQSYLQWLQDSDYNPNCRLCNIPLANRETTRLVCYDLFHWACLNERAAQLPRNTAPAGYQCPTCSGPIFPPTNLAGPVASALREKLATVNWARAGLGLPLIDEVVSPEPEPLNTSDFSDWSSFNASGTPEQEEITSTSAAPSFYSQVPRPPASPSRPEQHTVIHMGNPEPLTHASAPRKVYDTRDDDRSPGLHGDCDDDKYRRRPALGWLAQLLRSRAGSRKRPLTLLQRAGLLLLLGLLGFLALLALMSRLGRAAADSDPNLDPLMNPHIRVGPS from the exons ATGGGACTTTGCAAGTGCCCCAAGAGGAAGGTGACCAATCTGTTTTGCTTCGAACACCGGGTCAACGTCTGCGAGCACTGCCTGGTAGCCAATCACGCCAAG tGCATCGTCCAGTCCTATCTGCAGTGGCTCCAAGATAGCGACTACAATCCGAATTGCCGCCTGTGCAACATACCCCTTGCCAACCGGGAGACAACCCGCCTCGTCTGTTACG ACCTCTTCCACTGGGCCTGCCTCAATGAACGTGCTGCCCAGCTGCCCCGAAACACAGCGCCTGCTGGCTACCAGTGCCCCACCTGCAGTGGCCCCATCTTCCCCCCAACCAACCTGGCTGGCCCTGTGGCTTCCGCACTGAGAGAGAAGCTGGCCACGGTCAACTGGGCCCGGGCAGGACTGGGCCTTCCTCTG ATCGATGAGGTGGTGAGCCCAGAACCCGAGCCTCTCAACACCTCTGACTTCTCTGACTGGTCTAGCTTCAATG CCAGTGGTACCCCTGAACAGGAGGAGATAACCAGCACCTCTGCTGCCCCATCCTTCTACAGCCAAGTCCCCCGGCCCCCCGCTTCCCCGAGCCGGCCCGAGCAGCACACAGTGATCCACATGGGCAATCCTGAGCCCTTGACTCACG CCTCAGCCCCGAGGAAGGTGTATGACACGCGGGATGATGACCGTTCACCAGGCCTCCACGGAGATTGTGATGACGACAAGTACCGTCGCCGGCCTGCCCTGGGCTGGCTGGCCCAGCTGCTCAG GAGCCGGGCTGGGTCTCGTAAGCGGCCGCTGACCCTGCTGCAGCgggcagggctgctgctgctcctggggctgctgggctTCCTGGCCCTCCTCGCGCTCATGTCTCGCCTGGGCCGAGCTGCAGCTGACAGCGATCCCAACCTGGACCCGCTCATGAACCCTCACATCCGTGTGGGTCCCTCCTGA
- the TMEM262 gene encoding transmembrane protein 262: MRWRDRLAVLFFPQGMVLTAAAFTLFFIHLGVFASDVYNFCVTHHYDRMSFHYTVVLMFTQVISICWAAMGSLYAEMTDDKFLRCFALTILTLNGLLFFNRLSLEFLAIQYRQENH, encoded by the exons ATGCGGTGGCGGGACCGGCTGGCTGTGCTCTTCTTCCCACAAGGCATGGTGCTGACTGCGGCTGCCTTCACGCTCTTCTTCATACACCTCGGTGTCTTTGCCAGCGACGTGTACAACTTCTGCGTCACCCACCACTATGACCGCATGAGCTTCCACTACACGGTCGTCCTGATG TTCACCCAGGTGATCAGCATCTGCTGGGCCGCCATGGGGTCACTCTACGCTGAGATGACAGATGACAAGTTTCTTCGGTGCTTTGCCCTGACCATCCtaa caCTAAATGGACTCCTGTTCTTCAACCGCCTGTCCCTTGAGTTTCTGGCCATCCAGTACCGGCAGGAGAACCACTGA